A window of Malania oleifera isolate guangnan ecotype guangnan chromosome 5, ASM2987363v1, whole genome shotgun sequence contains these coding sequences:
- the LOC131155154 gene encoding alcohol dehydrogenase class-3, producing the protein MATQGQVITCKAAVAYEPNKPLMIEDVQVAPPQAGEVRVKILFTALCHTDAYTWSGKDPEGLFPCILGHEAAGIVESIGEGVTEVQPGDHVIPCYQAECRECKFCKSGKTNLCGKVRAATGVGVMLSDRKSRFSINGKPIYHFMGTSTFSQYTVVHDVSVAKIDPKAPLEKVCLLGCGVPTGLGAVWNTAKVEPKSIVAVFGLGTVGLAVAEGAKAAGASRIIGIDIDSKKYDTAKNFGVTEFVNPKDHEKPIQQVIVDLTDGGVDYSFECIGNVSVMRAALECCHKGWGTSVIVGVAASGQEISTRPFQLVTGRVWKGTAFGGFKSRSQVPWLVDKYMKKEIKIDEYITHNLTLEDINKAFDLMHEGGCLRCVLATNA; encoded by the exons ATGGCTACCCAAGGTCAGGTCATCACCTGCAaag CTGCGGTTGCGTATGAACCCAATAAACCGTTGATGATCGAGGATGTGCAGGTGGCTCCGCCCCAGGCAGGGGAAGTACGAGTCAAGATACTGTTCACAGCTCTGTGTCACACTGACGCTTACACTTGGAGTGGGAAG GATCCTGAGGGTCTCTTCCCTTGTATTCTTGGACATGAGGCTGCTGG GATTGTAGAGAGTATTGGTGAAGGTGTGACTGAAGTTCAACCAGGGGACCACGTTATACCTTGTTACCAGGCAGAATGCAGGGAATGCAAGTTCTGCAAATCAGGGAAGACAAATCTCTGTGGCAAAGTACGTGCAGCTACTGGAGTTGGAGTTATGCTGAGTGATCGCAAGAGTCGTTTCTCTATAAATGGAAAACCTATATATCACTTCATGGGAACTTCGACATTTAGTCAGTACACAGTTGTACATGATGTCAGTGTTGCGAAAATTGACCCAAAAGCTCCTTTGGAAAAAGTATGCCTTCTTGGTTGTGGGGTTCCAACTG gtCTTGGAGCTGTTTGGAACACTGCAAAAGTAGAACCAAAGTCTATTGTTGCTGTTTTTGGCCTTGGGACTGTCGGCCTTGCA GTTGCAGAGGGTGCGAAAGCTGCTGGTGCCTCACGAATAATTGGCATTGACATAGACAGCAAGAAGTATGATACAG CAAAGAATTTTGGAGTCACTGAATTTGTGAATCCAAAGGACCATGAGAAACCAATACAGCAAGTTATTGTGGATCTCACGGATGGTGGTGTTGACTACAGTTTTGAGTGCATTGGAAACGTTTCTGTAATGAGGGCTGCTCTGGAGTGCTGCCACAAG GGCTGGGGAACATCTGTTATTGTGGGTGTTGCTGCATCAGGCCAGGAGATATCCACTCGCCCTTTTCAGCTGGTGACTGGTCGTGTTTGGAAAGGAACAGCCTTCGGGGGTTTCAAGAGCCGTTCACAAGTACCTTGGCTTGTTGACAAGTACATGAAGAAG gaaatcaagatTGATGAGTACATAACCCACAATCTGACGCTGGAGGATATCAACAAGGCGTTTGATTTGATGCATGAAGGGGGTTGTCTCCGTTGTGTGCTTGCCACCAATGCATGA